A window of the Glaciimonas sp. CA11.2 genome harbors these coding sequences:
- the eutC gene encoding ethanolamine ammonia-lyase subunit EutC → MTKPTVITNPWQLLRQFTSARIALGRAGISLPTAVQLDFQLAHARARDAVHQMLDTEKVAQALTDCGVSQQNACITLSSVAETRDSYLQRPDFGRKLSPSSHQILEALSAPLKDSTTIKTHTSQRHVDLAFVIADGLSALAIEQNAATFLATLMPLLKAENWSTAPFTIVRQGRVAIGDEIGELLGAKMVVVLIGERPGLSSPDSMGIYLTWQPHVGLTDESRNCISNIRPAGLSYPDAAGKLHYLLSEAFSRQLTGISLKDGTINDPTLKPASRNFLIEKE, encoded by the coding sequence ATGACTAAACCAACGGTTATTACCAATCCATGGCAACTCCTGCGCCAATTTACGAGCGCAAGGATCGCGCTCGGCCGTGCCGGAATAAGTCTGCCAACTGCCGTTCAATTGGACTTTCAGCTAGCCCATGCAAGGGCGCGTGACGCCGTGCATCAGATGCTGGATACCGAAAAAGTGGCGCAAGCGCTAACTGACTGCGGCGTTAGTCAACAGAATGCATGCATTACCTTATCAAGCGTCGCTGAAACCCGGGATAGCTATTTGCAGCGACCAGATTTTGGTCGAAAACTGTCCCCTTCTTCGCATCAGATTCTGGAGGCGTTATCAGCGCCGCTTAAAGATTCAACCACCATAAAAACTCACACTAGCCAGCGGCACGTTGATCTGGCATTCGTAATTGCCGATGGCCTTTCTGCATTGGCGATTGAACAAAATGCAGCAACTTTTCTTGCTACGCTCATGCCGTTGCTAAAAGCCGAAAACTGGTCAACTGCACCCTTTACAATCGTACGTCAGGGACGTGTGGCTATTGGCGATGAGATTGGTGAATTGCTAGGCGCAAAGATGGTCGTAGTGTTGATCGGCGAACGCCCCGGTCTAAGCTCGCCAGACAGCATGGGCATTTATCTGACATGGCAACCGCATGTGGGCTTGACCGATGAAAGTAGAAACTGCATATCAAATATCCGCCCTGCCGGATTAAGCTATCCAGACGCAGCAGGTAAACTACATTATTTGCTATCCGAAGCATTCAGTCGGCAGTTAACCGGGATATCGCTGAAAGATGGCACTATCAACGATCCCACTCTCAAACCGGCATCACGTAATTTTCTAATAGAAAAAGAGTGA
- the glpT gene encoding glycerol-3-phosphate transporter encodes MFNIFRPALHQALLSKEKIDPTYRRLRWQIFLGIFFGYAGYYLVRKNFSLAMPALIEQGFTRGQLGFAMSGVAIAYGLSKFLMGMVSDRSNPRFFLPFGLLVSAAVMFVMGFSHWATSSVTIMFSLLFINGWVQGMGWPPSGRTMVHWWSQKERGSVVSVWNIAHNVSGGMIGPLFILGMGWFNDWRSAFYVPAAVAVAIAIFAFVMMRDTPQSCGLPPVEEYKNDYPEGYDKSHEEELTTKEILFRYVLNNKLLWYIAFANVFVYLLRYGVLDWAPTYLREVKHFSIDKSSWAYFMYEWAGIPGTLLCGWMSDKIFKGNRALTGIVFMILVTIATLVYWLNPAGNPGIDIAALCAIGFLIYGPVMLIGLYALELAPKKAAGTAAGFTGLFGYLGGSVAASALLGSTVDHWGWDGGFILLVGSCILSVLFFVMAWYGSRPQHPDLKDIST; translated from the coding sequence ATGTTCAATATTTTTCGCCCAGCGTTACATCAAGCCTTATTATCCAAAGAAAAAATTGACCCCACTTATCGCCGCTTACGCTGGCAGATTTTTTTGGGTATTTTTTTTGGTTACGCTGGTTACTATCTGGTGCGTAAGAATTTTTCATTGGCAATGCCAGCCTTGATAGAGCAAGGATTTACCAGAGGGCAGCTAGGATTCGCCATGTCGGGTGTAGCCATTGCCTACGGTTTATCAAAATTTCTCATGGGAATGGTCTCTGATCGTTCGAATCCACGTTTCTTTTTACCTTTCGGTTTACTCGTCTCGGCCGCAGTCATGTTCGTGATGGGGTTCAGTCATTGGGCAACATCTAGCGTCACAATCATGTTCTCGCTGCTGTTCATCAACGGTTGGGTTCAGGGTATGGGATGGCCGCCGTCCGGGCGCACGATGGTGCATTGGTGGTCTCAGAAAGAGCGCGGTAGTGTCGTCTCGGTCTGGAACATTGCGCACAATGTTAGTGGAGGAATGATCGGGCCGCTCTTTATTCTCGGCATGGGTTGGTTCAATGATTGGCGTTCAGCCTTTTATGTACCCGCAGCGGTAGCGGTAGCGATTGCCATCTTCGCGTTTGTTATGATGCGTGACACACCACAATCTTGTGGACTGCCGCCGGTAGAAGAGTATAAAAACGATTATCCGGAAGGCTACGACAAATCCCACGAAGAAGAACTGACCACTAAGGAAATTCTGTTTCGCTACGTACTAAATAACAAATTATTGTGGTACATCGCTTTTGCCAACGTATTTGTTTATTTGCTGCGGTATGGCGTGTTGGATTGGGCGCCGACTTATCTACGCGAAGTCAAACACTTCAGCATCGATAAATCATCCTGGGCCTATTTTATGTACGAATGGGCGGGTATTCCTGGGACATTATTGTGCGGCTGGATGTCAGACAAAATCTTTAAAGGCAACCGTGCCTTGACTGGAATTGTCTTCATGATTCTGGTCACCATCGCGACATTGGTGTATTGGCTCAATCCGGCTGGCAATCCCGGCATAGATATCGCTGCGTTGTGCGCTATCGGCTTTTTGATTTATGGGCCCGTCATGTTAATCGGTTTGTACGCGCTGGAACTGGCACCGAAAAAAGCTGCAGGAACCGCCGCTGGTTTCACCGGTCTGTTTGGTTATCTTGGCGGTTCAGTCGCAGCCAGTGCGCTTTTAGGTTCCACCGTGGATCATTGGGGCTGGGATGGCGGATTCATCCTGTTAGTAGGATCTTGCATATTGTCGGTGCTATTTTTCGTCATGGCGTGGTATGGCTCGCGACCGCAACATCCTGACTTGAAAGATATTTCAACTTAA
- a CDS encoding DUF2127 domain-containing protein, which yields MQSSNDTKDIITNQSPPASEKSRAALKAIATFEGIKGLAALAATLGLLDLLHHDIRHLAIELIGHFGMDPTAHYPSIFLHYADVLNDENRRNVALIGLAYISLRFTECYGLWNNRAWATWLGAISGGIYIPIEIRHLVLHPSLTNAAVLAGNVFVVAYLVLQIWLKRTAERNTR from the coding sequence ATGCAATCATCCAATGACACAAAAGACATCATCACAAACCAGTCGCCACCAGCATCAGAAAAATCTCGGGCGGCGTTAAAAGCGATTGCTACGTTTGAGGGTATTAAGGGGTTGGCCGCTTTAGCCGCTACGCTAGGCTTGCTGGACCTGCTGCACCATGATATTCGCCATCTGGCGATCGAGTTGATCGGTCATTTTGGCATGGACCCAACTGCGCATTATCCGTCTATTTTTCTGCATTACGCCGACGTCTTGAATGACGAAAATCGCCGCAACGTCGCGTTGATCGGATTGGCCTATATATCGCTGCGTTTCACAGAATGTTATGGCCTTTGGAATAATCGCGCCTGGGCGACCTGGTTGGGTGCGATATCGGGTGGAATCTATATTCCTATCGAAATTCGCCATCTTGTTTTGCATCCATCCTTGACGAATGCTGCGGTGCTGGCCGGAAACGTTTTTGTGGTGGCTTATCTGGTGTTGCAAATATGGCTAAAACGCACTGCGGAACGCAACACGCGCTAA
- a CDS encoding ethanolamine ammonia-lyase subunit EutB: MHRPIVRFSHVVGTKTYQFRDLKDLMAKATPTRSGDHLAGIAAASAEERVAAQMTLAALPLTTFLNDLLVPYESDEVSRLIIDDHDANAFAAIRHLTIGDFRNWLLSDAATELLLTAIAPGITPEMAAAVSKIMRVQDLILVAKKCRVVTRFRNTIGLANRLSTRLQPNHPTDDATGIAASILDGLMYGSGDAVIGINPATDNVGQVIKLVSMLDQIIQQYRIPTQSCVLTHVTNTIEAINRGAPVDLVFQSIAGTEAANQSFGIKLNLLDEAQQAALSLGRGTIGNNVMYFETGQGSALSANAHHGIDQQTCEARAYAVARKFKPLLVNSVVGFIGPEYLYDGKQIIRAGLEDHFCAKLLGLPMGCDVCYTNHAEADQNDMDVLLTLLGTAGCNFIMGVPGSDDIMLHYQSTSFHDALYARRVLGLKPAPEFEKWLQDMQIFSGDGTLMLKEELPPAFKHALLRLP, from the coding sequence ATGCACCGTCCGATTGTCCGGTTCAGTCACGTGGTAGGGACTAAAACCTACCAATTTCGCGACCTGAAAGACCTGATGGCAAAAGCCACTCCCACACGCTCGGGCGACCATCTGGCGGGTATCGCTGCCGCCAGTGCCGAAGAGCGTGTCGCTGCACAGATGACTCTGGCGGCGCTGCCACTAACCACATTCCTTAACGATTTACTGGTCCCCTACGAAAGCGACGAGGTCAGCCGATTGATTATCGATGACCACGATGCCAATGCCTTCGCCGCCATCCGACACTTAACGATTGGCGACTTCCGCAACTGGCTTCTGAGCGACGCTGCCACAGAGTTATTACTCACTGCGATCGCGCCCGGCATCACGCCGGAGATGGCGGCAGCGGTCTCAAAAATCATGCGCGTCCAGGATTTGATTCTGGTTGCCAAAAAATGTCGCGTCGTCACCCGCTTCCGCAATACCATTGGACTAGCTAACCGTCTATCGACCCGCCTGCAACCGAACCATCCGACCGATGACGCCACAGGAATTGCCGCTAGCATTCTAGACGGCTTGATGTATGGCAGCGGCGATGCGGTGATTGGTATCAATCCGGCCACCGATAACGTCGGGCAAGTCATCAAACTGGTATCGATGCTGGATCAGATCATTCAACAATACCGCATTCCTACTCAATCCTGCGTGCTGACGCATGTCACCAACACGATAGAAGCGATCAACCGCGGCGCTCCCGTGGATTTGGTATTTCAGTCGATTGCTGGCACCGAGGCAGCCAACCAAAGTTTTGGGATCAAGTTGAATTTGTTGGATGAGGCGCAGCAAGCAGCGCTTTCTTTGGGACGCGGCACCATCGGCAACAACGTCATGTATTTTGAAACCGGGCAAGGTAGCGCCCTGTCGGCTAACGCCCATCATGGGATCGATCAGCAAACCTGCGAAGCGCGTGCCTACGCGGTTGCCAGAAAATTTAAACCGCTTCTGGTGAACTCAGTAGTTGGCTTTATTGGTCCTGAATATTTATATGATGGGAAGCAAATAATCCGCGCCGGTCTGGAAGATCACTTTTGCGCGAAGTTGTTAGGATTGCCGATGGGTTGCGATGTCTGCTACACCAACCACGCCGAAGCGGATCAAAATGACATGGACGTTTTGCTGACATTGCTGGGCACAGCCGGTTGCAATTTCATCATGGGTGTGCCCGGATCGGACGATATTATGCTGCACTATCAATCGACTTCATTCCACGACGCACTTTACGCCCGACGCGTATTGGGGCTAAAGCCAGCGCCCGAATTTGAAAAGTGGCTGCAAGACATGCAAATATTTTCCGGCGATGGCACGTTAATGCTTAAAGAGGAACTACCACCGGCGTTTAAACACGCCTTGTTGCGTCTGCCGTGA